In Aedes albopictus strain Foshan chromosome 3, AalbF5, whole genome shotgun sequence, the following are encoded in one genomic region:
- the LOC115267896 gene encoding kinesin-like protein Klp68D isoform X1 — MNRSAKLKNVAQAAKNECVQVVVRCRPLNNKEQAGNFQRVVDVFPSRGVIEILNCNETSRENKKMFTYDAVYDWSSTQQQVYDEVVRPLVYSVLEGFNGCVFAYGQTGTGKTHTMEGIKSDPEHRGIIPRAFEQIWAHINRSQNMNFLVAVSYLEIYMEELRDLLKPNSTTPLELRERDGGIVVPNLHSVLCKSVEDMIQVMYMGNKNRTVGFTNMNEHSSRSHAIFLIKIEMCEVGSTLVKVGKLNLIDLAGSERQSKTGATAERLKEASKINRALSSLGNVISALAEKSPHIPYRDSKLTRLLQDSLGGNSKTIMIANIGPSEFNYNETLTTLRYAHRAKAIENKPVMNEDPQDTKLREYQEEIARLRKLITERQHREKSVPKVKKVKQKTIKRDESLEESDEKSDSEAEEEEDEKENEQDFSELDAKAQEALLKERELTASLAGKLHELENQLVKGGKNILDTYTERQLELEKKMAEIAERKKREIEMQQQLELHEESTMEIRETFTSLQQEVELKTRKLKKCYTKCMALKQELQDTRDEHNRDRRELEMTQNELIKELKRLLLIIDNFVPAEVKSRLYTQAKYDDEAEEWYLNSNMILSNHQMVPRPVADVNRRRPMSEYALHMIKSNATDAVRYKGENILNYELDMPLRTTYEYSNPKVSASLQAVLAEAMQTEDDIDITDQSNYASMMKQRLDRITRRNAAAEGSSGSGSSAGMTASNGIAPSSSSSSIGGGASGVGASRARSSIYNNRGMSAAPTFGAHSGTTAAKKAPPASAATFPKARGLIPK; from the exons CAGGCCGCGAAAAACGAGTGCGTACAGGTGGTGGTGCGCTGTCGGCCGCTTAACAACAAGGAACAGGCGGGCAACTTCCAGCGGGTGGTGGATGTCTTTCCGAGCCGGGGCGTCATCGAGATACTAAACTGCAATGAGACGTCGCGGGAAAATAAGAAAATGTTCACCTACGATGCGGTGTACGATTGGAG CTCCACCCAGCAGCAGGTGTACGATGAGGTTGTTCGCCCGCTGGTCTACTCGGTGCTGGAAGGTTTCAACGGATGCGTCTTTGCCTACGGCCAAACTGGTACCGGTAAAACTCACACCATGGAGGGCATCAAGAGTGACCCCGAGCACCGTGGTATTATCCCGCGGGCGTTCGAACAAATATGGGCCCATATCAATCGGTCGCAGAACATGAACTTCCTGGTGGCCGTTTCCTATTTGGAGATCTACATGGAGGAGTTGCGCGATTTGCTGAAACCGAACTCGACCACCCCGTTGGAGCTGAGGGAGCGGGATGGAGGCATTGTGGTTCCTAATTTGCACTCGGTGCTTTGCAAGAGCGTCGAGGACATGATCCAGGTGATGTACATGGGAAACAAAAATCGCACCGTAGGGTTCACGAACATGAACGAGCACAGTTCCCGGTCACATGCGATCTTTCTGATCAAGATCGAAATGTGCGAGGTGGGTTCGACACTGGTAAAGGTCGGAAAGTTGAACCTGATCGATTTGGCTGGTAGCGAGCGTCAATCGAAGACTGGAGCCACTGCGGAGCGTTTGAAAGAGGCTAGCAAGATCAATCGGGCCCTGTCGTCGCTGGGAAATGTGATTTCCGCATTGGCGGAAAAGTCTCCGCACATTCCGTATCGTGATTCCAAATTGACTCGGTTGTTGCAGGACTCTCTGGGTGGCAACTCCAAAACCATCATGATTGCGAATATTGGTCCGTCGGAATTTAACTACAATGAAACACTGACTACACTTAGATATGCCCATCGGGCCAAGGCCATCGAGAACAAACCGGTCATGAACGAGGACCCGCAGGATACAAAACTACGCGAGTACCAAGAGGAGATTGCACGCCTACGGAAGCTTATAACCGAGCGTCAACATCGGGAGAAATCCGTTCCAAAGGTTAAGAAAGTGAAACAGAAAACTATCAAGCGTGACGAGAGTTTGGAAGAATCTGACGAGAAATCAGATTCGGAAGCGGAGGAGGAAGAGGATGAGAAGGAAAATGAGCAGGACTTCAGCGAACTGGACGCCAAAGCGCAGGAGGCTTTACTGAAGGAACGGGAATTGACGGCCAGCCTGGCTGGTAAATTGCACGAACTGGAAAACCAGTTGGTCAAAGGTGGTAAAAACATTTTGGATACTTACACTGAACGTCAGCTCGAGCTGGAGAAAAAGATGGCGGAGATTGCAGAGCGAAAGAAGCGTGAGATTGAGATGCAACAGCAGCTGGAACTGCACGAGGAATCTACGATGGAGATTCGCGAGACGTTCACGTCGCTGCAGCAGGAAGTCGAGCTGAAGACGCGCAAACTAAAGAAATGCTACACCAAATGTATGGCATTGAAGCAGGAATTGCAGGACACCCGGGATGAGCACAACCGAGATCGCCGTGAGCTAGAAATGACGCAAAACGAGCTGATTAAGGAACTGAAACGTTTGCTGTTGATAATCGACAACTTCGTTCCGGCGGAGGTCAAATCGCGGCTGTACACGCAGGCCAAGTATGACGACGAAGCGGAGGAGTGGTACCTCAATAGCAACATGATCCTGAGCAACCACCAGATGGTGCCGCGGCCTGTGGCCGATGTGAACCGAAGGCGACCGATGTCCGAGTATGCGCTGCATATGATTAAGTCCAATGCGACTGATGCGGTGCGATATAAG GGTGAAAACATATTGAACTACGAACTGGACATGCCCCTCCGTACAACCTACGAGTATTCCAATCCAAAGGTGTCGGCATCCCTGCAGGCGGTCCTAGCGGAAGCCATGCAAACCGAAGATGATATTGACATTACCGACCAGTCCAACTATGCTAGCATGATGAAGCAGCGGCTGGACAGAATTACGCGTCGCAACGCTGCAGCAGAAGGATCTTCCGGAAGTGGTAGCAGCGCAGGTATGACCGCTTCCAACGGCATTGCTCCGAGCAGCAGTAGTAGCAGTATTGGAGGCGGTGCGTCCGGAGTCGGTGCGAGCCGCGCTCGATCGTCCATTTACAACAACCGTGGAATGTCGGCTGCGCCCACGTTTGGGGCACATTCCGGGACAACCGCGGCAAAGAAAGCACCGCCGGCCAGTGCAGCAACCTTTCCGAAAGCGCGTGGCTTGATACCGAAGTAG
- the LOC115267896 gene encoding kinesin-like protein Klp68D isoform X2: protein MNRSAKLKNVAAAKNECVQVVVRCRPLNNKEQAGNFQRVVDVFPSRGVIEILNCNETSRENKKMFTYDAVYDWSSTQQQVYDEVVRPLVYSVLEGFNGCVFAYGQTGTGKTHTMEGIKSDPEHRGIIPRAFEQIWAHINRSQNMNFLVAVSYLEIYMEELRDLLKPNSTTPLELRERDGGIVVPNLHSVLCKSVEDMIQVMYMGNKNRTVGFTNMNEHSSRSHAIFLIKIEMCEVGSTLVKVGKLNLIDLAGSERQSKTGATAERLKEASKINRALSSLGNVISALAEKSPHIPYRDSKLTRLLQDSLGGNSKTIMIANIGPSEFNYNETLTTLRYAHRAKAIENKPVMNEDPQDTKLREYQEEIARLRKLITERQHREKSVPKVKKVKQKTIKRDESLEESDEKSDSEAEEEEDEKENEQDFSELDAKAQEALLKERELTASLAGKLHELENQLVKGGKNILDTYTERQLELEKKMAEIAERKKREIEMQQQLELHEESTMEIRETFTSLQQEVELKTRKLKKCYTKCMALKQELQDTRDEHNRDRRELEMTQNELIKELKRLLLIIDNFVPAEVKSRLYTQAKYDDEAEEWYLNSNMILSNHQMVPRPVADVNRRRPMSEYALHMIKSNATDAVRYKGENILNYELDMPLRTTYEYSNPKVSASLQAVLAEAMQTEDDIDITDQSNYASMMKQRLDRITRRNAAAEGSSGSGSSAGMTASNGIAPSSSSSSIGGGASGVGASRARSSIYNNRGMSAAPTFGAHSGTTAAKKAPPASAATFPKARGLIPK from the exons GCCGCGAAAAACGAGTGCGTACAGGTGGTGGTGCGCTGTCGGCCGCTTAACAACAAGGAACAGGCGGGCAACTTCCAGCGGGTGGTGGATGTCTTTCCGAGCCGGGGCGTCATCGAGATACTAAACTGCAATGAGACGTCGCGGGAAAATAAGAAAATGTTCACCTACGATGCGGTGTACGATTGGAG CTCCACCCAGCAGCAGGTGTACGATGAGGTTGTTCGCCCGCTGGTCTACTCGGTGCTGGAAGGTTTCAACGGATGCGTCTTTGCCTACGGCCAAACTGGTACCGGTAAAACTCACACCATGGAGGGCATCAAGAGTGACCCCGAGCACCGTGGTATTATCCCGCGGGCGTTCGAACAAATATGGGCCCATATCAATCGGTCGCAGAACATGAACTTCCTGGTGGCCGTTTCCTATTTGGAGATCTACATGGAGGAGTTGCGCGATTTGCTGAAACCGAACTCGACCACCCCGTTGGAGCTGAGGGAGCGGGATGGAGGCATTGTGGTTCCTAATTTGCACTCGGTGCTTTGCAAGAGCGTCGAGGACATGATCCAGGTGATGTACATGGGAAACAAAAATCGCACCGTAGGGTTCACGAACATGAACGAGCACAGTTCCCGGTCACATGCGATCTTTCTGATCAAGATCGAAATGTGCGAGGTGGGTTCGACACTGGTAAAGGTCGGAAAGTTGAACCTGATCGATTTGGCTGGTAGCGAGCGTCAATCGAAGACTGGAGCCACTGCGGAGCGTTTGAAAGAGGCTAGCAAGATCAATCGGGCCCTGTCGTCGCTGGGAAATGTGATTTCCGCATTGGCGGAAAAGTCTCCGCACATTCCGTATCGTGATTCCAAATTGACTCGGTTGTTGCAGGACTCTCTGGGTGGCAACTCCAAAACCATCATGATTGCGAATATTGGTCCGTCGGAATTTAACTACAATGAAACACTGACTACACTTAGATATGCCCATCGGGCCAAGGCCATCGAGAACAAACCGGTCATGAACGAGGACCCGCAGGATACAAAACTACGCGAGTACCAAGAGGAGATTGCACGCCTACGGAAGCTTATAACCGAGCGTCAACATCGGGAGAAATCCGTTCCAAAGGTTAAGAAAGTGAAACAGAAAACTATCAAGCGTGACGAGAGTTTGGAAGAATCTGACGAGAAATCAGATTCGGAAGCGGAGGAGGAAGAGGATGAGAAGGAAAATGAGCAGGACTTCAGCGAACTGGACGCCAAAGCGCAGGAGGCTTTACTGAAGGAACGGGAATTGACGGCCAGCCTGGCTGGTAAATTGCACGAACTGGAAAACCAGTTGGTCAAAGGTGGTAAAAACATTTTGGATACTTACACTGAACGTCAGCTCGAGCTGGAGAAAAAGATGGCGGAGATTGCAGAGCGAAAGAAGCGTGAGATTGAGATGCAACAGCAGCTGGAACTGCACGAGGAATCTACGATGGAGATTCGCGAGACGTTCACGTCGCTGCAGCAGGAAGTCGAGCTGAAGACGCGCAAACTAAAGAAATGCTACACCAAATGTATGGCATTGAAGCAGGAATTGCAGGACACCCGGGATGAGCACAACCGAGATCGCCGTGAGCTAGAAATGACGCAAAACGAGCTGATTAAGGAACTGAAACGTTTGCTGTTGATAATCGACAACTTCGTTCCGGCGGAGGTCAAATCGCGGCTGTACACGCAGGCCAAGTATGACGACGAAGCGGAGGAGTGGTACCTCAATAGCAACATGATCCTGAGCAACCACCAGATGGTGCCGCGGCCTGTGGCCGATGTGAACCGAAGGCGACCGATGTCCGAGTATGCGCTGCATATGATTAAGTCCAATGCGACTGATGCGGTGCGATATAAG GGTGAAAACATATTGAACTACGAACTGGACATGCCCCTCCGTACAACCTACGAGTATTCCAATCCAAAGGTGTCGGCATCCCTGCAGGCGGTCCTAGCGGAAGCCATGCAAACCGAAGATGATATTGACATTACCGACCAGTCCAACTATGCTAGCATGATGAAGCAGCGGCTGGACAGAATTACGCGTCGCAACGCTGCAGCAGAAGGATCTTCCGGAAGTGGTAGCAGCGCAGGTATGACCGCTTCCAACGGCATTGCTCCGAGCAGCAGTAGTAGCAGTATTGGAGGCGGTGCGTCCGGAGTCGGTGCGAGCCGCGCTCGATCGTCCATTTACAACAACCGTGGAATGTCGGCTGCGCCCACGTTTGGGGCACATTCCGGGACAACCGCGGCAAAGAAAGCACCGCCGGCCAGTGCAGCAACCTTTCCGAAAGCGCGTGGCTTGATACCGAAGTAG